From Bacteroidales bacterium, one genomic window encodes:
- a CDS encoding SOS response-associated peptidase has protein sequence MCGRFSFTLSDKIIEERFDVDIEDEEIIPRFNCAPSQKLAVITSDNQRKLSFYKWGLVPSWAKDISIGNKMINAKAETIFEKPSFRNAIKSRRCLVPADSFYEWKQDKEKTPYRILLKNEVPFAMAGIWETWKDTEGKPLHTFSIITTEANEMMKEIHERMPLILQRNDEKKWLNSKNETEIKSLLIPFPSELMTAYPISKLVNSAANNSAEIQKPV, from the coding sequence ATGTGCGGACGTTTTTCATTTACTTTAAGCGATAAAATTATTGAAGAGCGCTTTGATGTGGATATCGAAGACGAAGAAATTATTCCACGCTTTAATTGTGCGCCTTCGCAAAAACTTGCTGTAATTACCAGTGATAATCAAAGAAAGCTCAGTTTTTATAAATGGGGACTTGTTCCTTCGTGGGCTAAAGATATTTCTATTGGTAATAAAATGATCAATGCTAAAGCAGAGACCATTTTTGAAAAACCATCTTTTCGTAATGCCATAAAAAGCAGGCGCTGCCTGGTTCCCGCCGATAGTTTTTATGAATGGAAACAGGATAAAGAAAAAACCCCTTACCGCATTTTATTGAAAAACGAAGTGCCTTTTGCCATGGCAGGAATATGGGAAACCTGGAAAGATACTGAAGGAAAACCACTTCACACTTTTTCAATTATTACTACCGAAGCAAATGAAATGATGAAAGAAATTCATGAACGCATGCCGTTAATTCTTCAGCGTAATGATGAAAAAAAATGGTTGAACTCAAAAAATGAAACAGAAATAAAATCGTTACTAATTCCTTTCCCTTCCGAGCTTATGACAGCTTATCCAATTTCAAAGTTGGTTAATTCTGCTGCAAATAATTCGGCAGAAATTCAGAAACCTGTTTAA
- a CDS encoding DUF5131 family protein: MSVTWNPWHGCKKISAGCKNCYVYRIDGRHGKDSSVVKKTQNFNLPIKRKRNKSFTIPANEEVYTCFSSDFFLDDADEWRNDVWKMIRLRNDCHFIFITKRIDRFNISLPDDWGDGYDNVTIGTTIENQDRADYRLPIFEALPIKHKMIICEPLLEKIDMMKYLENWVELVLVGGESGNEARVCNYDWVLDIQQQCKQKNIPFHFKQTGAKFLKDGHLYKISRKFQFQQAKKAGIDIYKR; encoded by the coding sequence TTGTCAGTTACCTGGAATCCCTGGCACGGGTGTAAAAAAATAAGTGCAGGTTGTAAAAACTGCTATGTTTACAGAATCGATGGGCGACATGGCAAGGATAGTTCTGTTGTAAAGAAAACGCAAAATTTCAATCTTCCGATAAAAAGAAAAAGAAATAAATCCTTTACAATTCCCGCTAATGAAGAGGTGTACACTTGTTTCAGTTCTGATTTTTTTCTTGATGATGCTGATGAATGGCGCAACGATGTTTGGAAAATGATCCGGTTAAGAAATGATTGTCATTTTATATTTATCACCAAACGCATCGACCGCTTTAACATAAGCCTGCCCGATGATTGGGGCGATGGATATGATAATGTAACAATTGGTACAACTATTGAAAACCAGGATAGAGCCGATTATCGTTTGCCAATATTTGAAGCGCTTCCTATCAAACACAAAATGATAATTTGCGAACCGCTTCTTGAAAAAATAGATATGATGAAGTATTTAGAGAATTGGGTTGAACTGGTTTTAGTTGGAGGAGAATCGGGGAATGAAGCCCGAGTATGTAATTACGACTGGGTGCTTGATATACAGCAACAATGCAAGCAAAAAAATATTCCGTTTCATTTTAAACAAACAGGAGCAAAGTTTCTTAAGGATGGACATTTGTATAAGATAAGCCGTAAATTTCAATTTCAGCAAGCAAAGAAAGCGGGGATAGATATTTATAAAAGATGA
- a CDS encoding LipL32 family surface lipoprotein — MKIKIITFLLLIFTFQTQAQRLNVFGAELGKQKRNGQDLRYPYADTKCYFGFIDSTWQVSDTAGGKNFYYLYFNLPQETAEIGVRLMSPVSPVMFPDKGDIVEEGYYEYRKANKNWFDPWIALEHYFSINDTAKIDSTKKEWIMLGSNDDNDELFAQPSGKKNNSLFRIISDTLQPYKTLSSGIYRIVISSMKDEKISGSFILQIGSATKLNGIKIKKKFIEIEN; from the coding sequence ATGAAAATAAAGATAATAACATTTTTACTTTTGATTTTTACTTTTCAAACTCAGGCACAAAGGCTTAATGTTTTTGGGGCAGAGCTTGGAAAACAAAAACGCAATGGGCAAGACTTGCGCTATCCTTATGCCGATACAAAATGCTATTTTGGTTTTATTGATTCCACTTGGCAAGTATCGGATACAGCAGGTGGGAAAAATTTTTACTATTTATATTTTAATCTTCCGCAAGAAACTGCCGAAATAGGTGTAAGGCTTATGTCGCCTGTATCTCCGGTGATGTTTCCCGACAAAGGCGATATAGTTGAAGAAGGTTATTACGAATACCGCAAAGCAAATAAAAACTGGTTCGACCCGTGGATAGCGCTTGAGCATTATTTTAGCATTAACGATACTGCAAAAATAGATTCAACGAAAAAAGAATGGATCATGCTTGGCAGCAACGATGATAATGATGAATTATTTGCGCAACCTTCGGGCAAAAAAAACAATTCTTTATTCAGAATAATAAGCGATACTTTACAACCTTATAAAACTTTAAGTTCAGGTATTTACCGCATTGTAATAAGCAGCATGAAAGACGAAAAAATTTCAGGAAGTTTTATTTTACAAATCGGTTCCGCAACAAAATTGAATGGAATAAAAATCAAAAAGAAATTTATTGAAATTGAAAATTAG
- a CDS encoding CotH kinase family protein, with the protein MKIKLLLTISIFIISVFSLRSQVVINEYSCSNLNQFVDNNGEYEDWIELYNTSATAVNLAGYYLSDDSIENLKWKIPSGISIAANGFLRFWASGRDMVSGTNYHTNFKLTQTKNNNEFITLSNSSGVIIDQKEIKQRTQVGHSIGRSTNGALTWSVFTTPTPNASNNTSTPFDDYASKPQENLTAGFYANPVTVTLLNDEPNSTVYYTLDGSQPSASSTVYSGPITISTTKVLKAITISSDPAILPSFIIYDTYFINVSHTTVVVSVAGEQVDDLANGNGNLVPVGTIEYFNLNKERKAKTMGDFNKHGQDSWANSQRSIDFVARDEMGYNSAVKQKLMTYSDRDSYQRFILRAAGDDNYPADHNSANAGSAHVRDAYVHMVAKQGGLDLDVRMSEKAILYINGQYWGVYDIRERPDDHDFCDYYYGQDKYHLQYLLYWGGRWAEYGGNQAMTDWDTFYDYIMSLNMANPTNYQYVTERLDVKSLVDYVLVNMFSVCSDWLNWNTGWWRGMDSTGGHLKWGYILWDNDATFGHYINYTGIPNTNPDADPCDPESLSGDSDPEGHIALLLKLRENPDFNQYYISRQIDLWNTVFGCENMLSKLDSVVAIIDPEMTQHAARWSGTYTEWKNNVQLLRDFITQRCVDLTSGFIDCYSLTGPYNLTVDADPAIGGNVKINSLLINQYPWTGNYFGGMENKLQVLPALGYEFINWTSDYTAMVPGATADSISVTLTTADTITAHFLYTDVPELPENNPSISAYPTVFSNSTVIDFNLPEESKVSMKLYTLQGREISTIINTDKVLQNGHYEYQINLSNTSLPAGMYVVDFVAGKYRKCIKLIYSPQ; encoded by the coding sequence ATGAAAATTAAACTTCTACTTACTATTTCTATTTTTATTATTTCTGTATTCTCATTGCGTTCGCAGGTTGTAATAAATGAATATTCCTGTTCTAATCTTAACCAGTTTGTTGATAATAATGGCGAATACGAAGATTGGATTGAATTGTATAACACTTCTGCAACTGCTGTGAATCTTGCCGGGTATTACCTGAGCGATGATTCTATTGAAAATTTAAAATGGAAAATACCTTCAGGGATTTCCATTGCAGCAAATGGATTCCTGCGCTTCTGGGCATCGGGTCGCGACATGGTTAGCGGAACAAATTATCATACTAATTTTAAACTTACTCAAACAAAAAATAATAATGAATTTATAACTCTATCAAACTCTTCAGGTGTTATTATCGACCAGAAAGAAATTAAGCAAAGAACACAGGTAGGACATTCAATTGGTCGTTCTACAAATGGTGCTCTGACATGGAGCGTGTTCACAACTCCTACTCCTAATGCAAGCAACAATACTTCCACTCCTTTTGATGATTATGCTTCAAAGCCACAGGAAAACCTGACAGCCGGGTTTTATGCAAACCCCGTTACAGTTACGCTTTTAAATGATGAACCCAATTCTACTGTTTATTATACACTTGATGGTTCTCAACCTTCGGCATCATCAACTGTTTATTCGGGACCAATAACCATTTCAACCACAAAAGTTTTAAAAGCAATTACAATAAGTTCTGACCCTGCAATTCTTCCGAGTTTTATAATTTATGATACATATTTTATTAATGTTTCGCACACAACAGTTGTTGTATCAGTTGCAGGTGAACAGGTTGACGATCTTGCAAATGGTAACGGGAATCTTGTTCCTGTTGGCACCATTGAATATTTTAATTTAAATAAAGAACGCAAAGCAAAAACAATGGGCGATTTTAATAAACACGGTCAGGATTCGTGGGCTAACAGTCAGCGCAGCATTGATTTTGTAGCACGCGACGAGATGGGTTATAATTCAGCAGTGAAACAAAAATTAATGACTTATTCTGATCGCGACAGTTATCAGCGTTTTATTTTACGTGCTGCCGGCGATGACAATTATCCTGCCGATCATAATTCTGCAAATGCAGGAAGCGCCCATGTTCGCGATGCTTATGTACACATGGTTGCCAAACAGGGTGGGCTTGATTTGGATGTGCGAATGTCGGAAAAAGCAATTCTATATATCAATGGTCAATACTGGGGAGTGTATGATATTCGTGAGCGTCCGGATGATCATGATTTTTGTGATTACTATTACGGACAAGATAAATATCATCTTCAGTATCTTTTATATTGGGGTGGCCGTTGGGCTGAATATGGCGGTAATCAAGCAATGACCGACTGGGATACTTTTTATGATTATATCATGTCACTGAATATGGCTAATCCAACAAATTATCAATATGTAACAGAAAGACTTGATGTGAAAAGTCTTGTTGATTATGTTTTGGTAAATATGTTTAGCGTATGTAGTGATTGGCTCAACTGGAATACCGGCTGGTGGCGCGGTATGGACAGTACTGGCGGGCATTTGAAATGGGGGTATATTTTATGGGATAATGATGCTACATTTGGTCATTATATTAATTATACTGGTATTCCGAATACAAACCCTGATGCTGACCCATGTGATCCCGAATCTCTTTCTGGTGATTCAGACCCGGAAGGACATATAGCCCTGCTTTTAAAACTTAGGGAAAATCCTGATTTTAACCAGTATTATATTTCTCGCCAGATCGATTTATGGAATACAGTTTTTGGTTGTGAAAACATGTTATCAAAATTGGATAGCGTTGTTGCTATTATCGACCCTGAAATGACACAACATGCAGCTCGTTGGAGTGGAACTTATACGGAATGGAAAAACAATGTTCAATTATTACGTGATTTTATTACTCAGCGTTGTGTGGATCTTACCAGTGGATTTATTGATTGCTACAGCCTTACAGGACCATATAATTTAACAGTTGATGCCGATCCTGCTATCGGAGGAAATGTAAAAATCAACTCATTACTTATTAATCAGTACCCGTGGACTGGCAACTATTTCGGTGGAATGGAAAATAAATTACAGGTATTACCTGCCTTGGGTTATGAATTTATAAATTGGACAAGCGATTATACTGCAATGGTTCCGGGAGCAACAGCCGATAGCATTTCGGTAACGCTTACAACAGCTGATACAATAACTGCTCATTTTCTTTATACCGATGTTCCCGAATTGCCGGAAAATAATCCATCAATATCAGCGTATCCTACTGTATTCAGCAATTCAACGGTTATTGATTTTAACCTTCCTGAAGAATCTAAAGTATCGATGAAACTTTATACATTACAGGGAAGAGAAATATCAACAATAATTAATACGGATAAAGTTTTACAAAACGGTCATTACGAATACCAGATAAACTTGAGCAATACTTCGCTTCCTGCCGGAATGTATGTGGTTGATTTTGTTGCCGGAAAATACCGTAAATGTATTAAGCTGATTTATTCGCCGCAATAG
- a CDS encoding nitroreductase family protein, with protein MKFLELILKRQSVRKYSEKAVEKEKIERCLEAARLAPSACNAQPWKYVVITGKELKEKVAKETFSVIAPFNKFSLKAPVIVAIVMEKPNLQSQFGGRVNDKDFYLIDIGITAEHFCLQATEEGLGTCILGWFNETAIMKLLNIPLKKRIGLLITLGYPADEPRQKKRKDINEISSFDKY; from the coding sequence ATGAAATTTCTTGAATTAATACTAAAGCGACAAAGCGTTAGAAAATATTCTGAAAAAGCTGTTGAAAAAGAGAAAATAGAACGTTGTCTCGAAGCTGCCCGACTTGCTCCATCAGCATGTAATGCACAACCATGGAAGTATGTTGTAATCACCGGGAAAGAACTGAAAGAAAAGGTAGCAAAAGAAACTTTCAGTGTTATTGCTCCATTTAATAAATTTTCATTAAAAGCTCCGGTGATTGTTGCTATTGTTATGGAAAAACCGAACCTGCAATCGCAATTCGGAGGTCGTGTTAACGATAAGGATTTTTATTTGATAGATATTGGTATTACCGCTGAACATTTCTGTCTTCAGGCAACTGAAGAGGGTTTGGGAACATGTATTTTAGGATGGTTTAATGAAACGGCCATCATGAAACTTTTAAATATTCCATTAAAGAAAAGAATAGGATTGCTTATAACACTTGGCTATCCAGCAGATGAACCCCGACAGAAAAAAAGAAAAGATATTAATGAAATAAGTAGCTTTGATAAATATTAA
- a CDS encoding mannose-1-phosphate guanylyltransferase: protein MKKNQYCVIMAGGIGTRFWPMSRTSHPKQFIDILGTGQTLLQQTYNRFRKVIGKENIYIVTNESYKKLVSEQLPEISEQQIICEPLRRNTAPCIAYASYKIYEINPAANIVVAPSDHIILKEENFIEIINSALKATEANDWLLTLGIKPSRPDTGYGYIQFNESIAYQKDNRINKVKTFTEKPVLEMAKQFLKSGDFLWNSGIFIWSAKNIIDAFEKYTPEISTLFKEGVKKYNTPKEKAFIKDTYTVCKNISIDYAVMEKADNVYVLQSDFGWSDLGTWGSLYETHSKNKEGNAIVGKNVMVYDSKNCIVNMPKDKLVVLQGLHDYIVVESDNILLICKKTEEQQIRKFVNDVKVEKGEQFI from the coding sequence ATGAAAAAAAATCAGTATTGTGTTATCATGGCAGGGGGGATAGGCACACGTTTCTGGCCTATGAGTCGTACATCGCATCCAAAACAATTTATTGATATCCTGGGAACAGGGCAAACTTTACTGCAGCAAACATACAATCGTTTCAGAAAAGTTATAGGAAAAGAAAATATATATATTGTTACCAATGAAAGTTATAAAAAATTGGTTTCAGAACAATTACCCGAAATTTCGGAACAACAAATAATTTGTGAGCCTTTAAGAAGAAATACAGCTCCATGTATAGCATATGCCAGCTATAAAATTTACGAAATTAATCCGGCTGCAAATATTGTTGTTGCACCTTCCGATCATATAATTTTGAAGGAAGAAAACTTTATCGAAATCATTAATTCAGCATTAAAAGCAACCGAAGCAAATGACTGGCTGCTTACATTAGGGATAAAACCCAGTCGCCCGGATACGGGTTATGGATATATTCAGTTTAATGAAAGCATTGCTTACCAAAAGGATAACCGAATAAATAAAGTTAAAACCTTTACTGAAAAACCTGTTCTTGAAATGGCAAAACAGTTTTTAAAAAGTGGCGATTTTCTATGGAACTCAGGTATTTTTATTTGGTCGGCAAAAAATATTATCGATGCATTTGAGAAATATACTCCGGAGATTTCAACACTATTTAAAGAAGGAGTAAAAAAATATAATACACCCAAAGAAAAAGCTTTTATAAAAGATACTTACACTGTTTGTAAAAATATTTCTATCGACTATGCCGTAATGGAGAAAGCCGATAATGTATATGTTTTACAATCTGATTTTGGCTGGTCCGATTTGGGAACATGGGGCTCATTGTATGAAACGCATAGTAAGAACAAAGAAGGGAATGCCATTGTTGGGAAAAATGTTATGGTATATGATTCAAAAAATTGTATTGTAAATATGCCAAAAGACAAACTGGTTGTTCTGCAAGGATTACATGATTATATTGTTGTTGAGTCGGATAACATTCTTCTTATTTGTAAAAAGACAGAAGAACAACAGATAAGGAAATTTGTAAACGATGTGAAAGTAGAAAAAGGCGAACAATTCATTTAA
- a CDS encoding ABC transporter permease encodes MGIIQSLLYHIGRYALLQKKVFGRIDKWSVFKKQIFIEMENLCLDSLGIVAIISVFMGAVLVIQTAYNIDSPFIPLYTIGFTTRQSLVLEFCPTIVSLILAGKVGSRISSEIGTMRVTEQIDALEIMGVNSSSYLILPKIVACVILNPFLIALSMLLGLLGGWGVALFGSAVTPHVYLLGIQSFFVPFEIFYALIKTAFFALIITSVSGYHGYYTHGGALEVGQSSTKAVVYSSILIILSNLVLTQLLLSK; translated from the coding sequence ATGGGCATTATTCAAAGTTTATTATATCATATTGGGAGATATGCTCTTCTGCAAAAGAAAGTTTTTGGCAGGATTGATAAATGGTCTGTTTTCAAAAAACAGATATTTATTGAAATGGAAAATCTTTGCCTCGACTCGTTAGGAATTGTTGCTATCATTTCTGTTTTTATGGGCGCTGTACTGGTAATACAAACAGCATATAATATCGATAGTCCTTTCATTCCCTTGTATACCATAGGCTTTACCACACGTCAATCTTTGGTTCTTGAATTTTGCCCTACAATTGTAAGCCTTATCCTTGCAGGGAAAGTAGGTTCCCGAATCTCTTCCGAAATAGGAACCATGCGTGTAACAGAACAAATAGATGCTCTTGAAATCATGGGTGTAAATTCATCTTCTTATCTGATTCTTCCTAAAATTGTTGCATGTGTTATACTTAATCCTTTTCTTATAGCATTAAGCATGTTACTCGGATTATTAGGCGGATGGGGCGTTGCATTATTCGGTAGCGCCGTTACTCCTCATGTATATCTTTTAGGAATTCAATCGTTTTTTGTTCCGTTTGAAATTTTTTATGCATTAATTAAAACAGCTTTTTTTGCACTTATCATTACATCCGTTTCCGGATATCATGGTTATTACACTCATGGCGGAGCATTGGAAGTTGGTCAGTCAAGTACAAAGGCAGTTGTATACAGTAGCATACTCATTATTTTATCAAACCTTGTTTTAACCCAGCTTTTACTTTCCAAATGA
- a CDS encoding ATP-binding cassette domain-containing protein — MIEGINISKSFSGRPVLKNVSSKFEKGKTNLIIGQSGSGKTVLMKCLVGLVEVDEGQVLYDKRDFCKMDDIERRTIRKEIGMLFQGAALFDSMTVEENVMFPLNMFTNKSMEEKLDRVNFCLKRVNIINSNNLYPSEISGGMKKRVAIARAISMNPQYLFCDEPNSGLDPKTSILIDNLISEITKEFEITTVINTHDMNSVVEIGDKIAFIYEGELWWEGNKEEILYANNKELNDFVYATELLRKLKK; from the coding sequence ATGATAGAAGGAATAAATATATCGAAATCATTTAGCGGTCGTCCGGTTTTGAAAAATGTTTCTTCAAAATTTGAAAAAGGTAAAACCAATTTGATCATTGGTCAGAGCGGTTCCGGGAAAACGGTACTTATGAAATGCCTTGTCGGGTTAGTTGAAGTTGATGAAGGACAAGTGTTGTACGATAAACGCGATTTCTGTAAAATGGATGATATTGAAAGAAGAACCATCCGCAAGGAAATAGGTATGCTTTTCCAGGGAGCAGCATTGTTCGATTCGATGACAGTTGAAGAAAATGTAATGTTTCCGCTTAATATGTTCACCAATAAAAGTATGGAAGAAAAACTCGACAGGGTAAACTTTTGTCTTAAGCGTGTTAACATTATCAATTCAAATAATCTTTACCCTTCCGAAATAAGTGGAGGTATGAAAAAACGTGTGGCAATTGCACGTGCAATTTCAATGAATCCACAATATCTTTTTTGCGACGAACCTAATTCGGGCCTTGATCCTAAAACATCTATTCTTATTGATAATTTAATTAGCGAAATTACCAAAGAATTTGAAATCACTACTGTTATCAATACTCACGACATGAATTCTGTAGTTGAAATTGGCGATAAAATCGCATTCATCTACGAAGGTGAACTGTGGTGGGAAGGTAATAAAGAAGAAATTCTTTACGCCAATAATAAAGAGTTAAACGATTTTGTTTACGCTACTGAATTGTTGAGAAAGCTGAAAAAATAA
- the deoC gene encoding deoxyribose-phosphate aldolase, which translates to MTEITESYVAENVKNILSKPLENYSSKEACKFALSIIDLTTLEGSDTDKKVIDLCTKAKSFCEKGKDIPNVAAVCVYPPFVKIAKQQLKETNINVASVAGAFPSGQSPIEVKLAEIKYAIDEGADEIDMVISRGKFLEGKYDEVSDEIFKIKKVCGNVHLKVILETGELLTPANIRKASDMAIEAGGDFIKTSTGKINPAATPEAVFVMLEAIKDHYKKTGKKIGIKPAGGISNVNSAMNYLKLVNAVLGKEWMNPHLFRLGASRFADAVLEEILK; encoded by the coding sequence ATGACAGAAATTACAGAAAGCTACGTAGCCGAAAATGTAAAAAATATTTTAAGCAAACCTCTTGAAAATTATTCTTCAAAAGAAGCCTGTAAATTTGCTTTAAGCATCATTGACCTTACAACACTGGAAGGTTCGGATACCGATAAAAAAGTTATTGATTTATGTACTAAGGCAAAAAGTTTTTGCGAAAAAGGGAAAGACATTCCCAATGTGGCCGCTGTATGCGTGTATCCGCCGTTTGTAAAAATTGCAAAACAGCAATTAAAAGAAACAAATATTAATGTAGCATCTGTTGCCGGAGCTTTCCCAAGCGGACAATCACCGATTGAAGTGAAACTTGCAGAAATAAAATATGCTATTGATGAAGGTGCTGATGAAATTGATATGGTAATTTCGCGCGGAAAATTTTTAGAAGGAAAATACGATGAAGTATCGGATGAAATTTTTAAAATAAAAAAAGTTTGTGGTAATGTTCATTTGAAAGTTATTCTTGAAACAGGTGAGTTGCTGACACCTGCAAATATTCGTAAAGCAAGCGATATGGCTATTGAAGCGGGTGGTGATTTTATTAAAACTTCAACCGGAAAAATAAATCCTGCTGCAACTCCCGAAGCTGTTTTTGTAATGCTCGAAGCAATAAAAGACCATTACAAAAAAACCGGGAAAAAAATTGGAATTAAACCTGCAGGTGGAATTTCAAATGTTAATTCAGCAATGAATTATTTAAAATTGGTAAATGCTGTTTTAGGAAAAGAATGGATGAATCCGCATTTGTTTCGTCTTGGTGCAAGCCGTTTTGCTGATGCTGTACTGGAAGAAATTTTGAAATAA
- the cysC gene encoding adenylyl-sulfate kinase — MNDTKNIFPIFDRITPRENKEACLKQHSLAIWFYGLSGAGKTTVAVELEQMLFKNGFICQLLDADNVRTSINKDLGFSIKDREENIRRIAELNKLFINSGMIILNCFISPTKAIRQMARNIIGDNDFKEIFLNAPFEVCQQRDTKGLYKKANAGKLKDFTGLSSPFEMPENPDLELRTDILSIEETTQQVFDFIFPKIKYSR; from the coding sequence ATGAATGATACAAAAAATATTTTCCCGATTTTCGATCGTATTACTCCACGTGAAAATAAAGAAGCCTGCCTTAAACAACATTCACTGGCAATTTGGTTTTATGGTTTGTCGGGTGCCGGAAAAACTACGGTAGCAGTGGAGTTGGAGCAAATGCTATTTAAAAACGGTTTTATTTGTCAGTTGCTCGATGCCGATAATGTTCGAACTTCAATCAATAAAGATTTAGGTTTTTCAATAAAAGACCGGGAAGAAAATATAAGACGCATTGCCGAATTAAATAAACTTTTCATTAATAGCGGAATGATCATTCTGAATTGCTTTATCAGTCCTACTAAAGCTATACGTCAAATGGCACGCAATATTATCGGCGATAATGATTTTAAAGAAATTTTCCTTAATGCTCCGTTTGAAGTTTGCCAGCAACGCGACACAAAAGGTTTGTATAAAAAAGCCAATGCCGGAAAATTAAAAGATTTTACCGGATTAAGTTCTCCATTTGAAATGCCGGAAAATCCAGATCTGGAACTGAGAACCGATATACTTAGCATTGAAGAAACAACACAACAGGTTTTTGATTTCATTTTTCCAAAAATAAAATACAGCCGATAA
- the cysD gene encoding sulfate adenylyltransferase subunit CysD: MMPSYNLTHLRELEAESIFVMREVAAQFENPALLFSGGKDSIVMVHIALKSFHPARLPFPLLHIDTGHNFPETIEYRDNLINKTGTRLIVGYVQESIDSGRAVEEKGPYASRNVLQTITLLDTIAKYKFDVAIGGARRDEEKARAKERFFSHRDEFGQWDPKNQRPELWNLFNGKKRIGEHFRIFPLSNWTEMDIWQYILQEKIVMPSLYFSHNRKCFTRDGVIYANSDFMQRKENEIPEMMHVRFRTIGDMTCTGATLSNANSVEEIIDEVAASRITERGGRADDRRSEAAMEDRKKEGYF, encoded by the coding sequence ATGATGCCTTCATATAACCTAACGCATTTGCGCGAACTGGAAGCCGAATCAATTTTCGTGATGCGTGAAGTCGCTGCCCAATTTGAAAACCCTGCTTTACTTTTTTCGGGAGGGAAAGATTCTATTGTAATGGTGCATATTGCGCTGAAATCTTTTCACCCGGCACGATTGCCATTCCCTTTGCTTCATATCGACACAGGACATAATTTTCCGGAAACGATTGAATACCGCGATAATCTTATCAATAAAACAGGAACAAGGCTTATTGTTGGATATGTTCAGGAATCTATTGATAGTGGTCGTGCTGTTGAAGAAAAAGGTCCATATGCAAGTCGCAATGTTCTTCAAACAATTACCTTGCTCGATACTATTGCAAAATATAAATTCGATGTAGCTATAGGTGGTGCACGCCGCGACGAAGAAAAAGCAAGGGCTAAAGAACGATTTTTTTCTCATCGTGATGAATTCGGTCAATGGGACCCCAAAAATCAACGCCCCGAACTATGGAATTTATTTAATGGGAAAAAGAGAATAGGCGAGCATTTCAGGATTTTTCCATTAAGCAACTGGACAGAAATGGATATTTGGCAATATATTTTACAGGAAAAAATAGTAATGCCTTCGTTATACTTTTCGCACAACAGGAAATGTTTTACCCGCGACGGAGTTATTTATGCCAATTCTGATTTTATGCAACGAAAAGAAAATGAAATTCCCGAAATGATGCATGTGCGCTTCAGAACCATTGGTGATATGACCTGCACCGGTGCCACTTTATCCAATGCTAATTCGGTCGAAGAAATTATTGATGAAGTAGCTGCATCACGAATTACCGAAAGAGGTGGACGGGCTGACGATAGACGCTCCGAAGCAGCAATGGAAGACAGGAAAAAAGAAGGTTATTTTTAA